Proteins encoded together in one Chryseobacterium sp. G0201 window:
- a CDS encoding LytR/AlgR family response regulator transcription factor encodes MTNLTIVSVDDEYPALQLIEQYCDQIEGIDLIKGFQNPEEALEYLLKNKVDLVILDINMPYMNGIELLQQLPYKPLCIFLTLETQYAVKAFELDVVHYLVKPVDFETFKKAVNKAKDFLQFKNSAENKKQEDFIMFKSNYIMNKVFLEDIKWIQGFGEYIVLITALKKYMILERMSNFEEKFQDLGFIRIHKSYIVLSSHISSYDTGNVYLKDGDKLPLGRTYKNFLKTYLN; translated from the coding sequence ATGACCAATTTGACAATAGTAAGTGTAGATGATGAATATCCTGCGTTGCAGCTTATTGAGCAGTACTGTGATCAAATAGAAGGGATAGACCTTATAAAAGGATTTCAAAACCCGGAAGAAGCATTAGAATATCTTCTGAAAAATAAAGTAGATCTTGTGATTCTGGATATCAATATGCCCTATATGAATGGGATTGAACTCTTGCAGCAGTTACCCTACAAACCTCTCTGCATATTCCTTACGCTGGAAACCCAATATGCTGTAAAAGCCTTTGAGTTGGATGTTGTGCATTATCTTGTGAAGCCTGTAGATTTTGAAACGTTTAAAAAAGCAGTCAATAAAGCAAAAGATTTTTTACAGTTTAAAAATTCAGCAGAGAATAAAAAGCAGGAGGATTTTATTATGTTTAAATCCAATTATATCATGAATAAAGTTTTCCTGGAAGATATTAAATGGATTCAGGGGTTTGGAGAATATATCGTCCTTATTACAGCTCTCAAAAAATACATGATTTTGGAACGAATGTCTAATTTTGAAGAGAAATTTCAAGACTTGGGATTTATCAGAATTCATAAATCATACATCGTTTTGTCATCTCATATCAGTTCTTATGATACAGGTAATGTTTATCTTAAAGACGGTGATAAACTTCCGTTAGGCAGAACGTATAAGAATTTCTTGAAAACGTATTTGAATTAA